A single window of Streptococcus cristatus ATCC 51100 DNA harbors:
- a CDS encoding aspartate kinase → MKVVKFGGSSLASASQLEKVLHIVKSDAERRFVVVSAPGKRDDQDTKVTDALIKYYRQYIAGNDVSKEQNWIIKRYSDMVSELGLKSAIIEKISKSIISLATLPIENNEFLYDTFLAAGENNNAKLIAAYFNHNGIPARYVHPREAGLVVSSEPGNARILPSSYDKLEELIHSDEVLVIPGFFGVTQDGQICTFSRGGSDITGSIIAAGVKADVYENFTDVDGIFAAHPGIIHKPRSIAELTYREMRELAYAGFTVLHDEALLPAYRGKIPLVIKNTNNPEHPGTRIVHKHSEDHPPVVGIAGDSGFVSINMSKYLMNREVGFGRKALQILEDLNIGWEHMPTGIDDLSIILRERELTPIKEEEILRQLVQKAEVDYAEIEHDLSIIMIVGEKMKSHIGVTATATRALSDNKINIQMMSQGSSEVSIMFVVNKNQEKEAIRALYKAFFGSSESDE, encoded by the coding sequence ATGAAAGTTGTAAAATTTGGCGGAAGTTCACTTGCTTCTGCTTCACAATTAGAAAAAGTCTTACATATTGTAAAGTCTGATGCTGAGCGTCGTTTCGTCGTCGTTTCCGCACCAGGAAAAAGAGATGACCAAGATACAAAAGTCACCGATGCCCTGATTAAGTATTATCGCCAGTACATTGCAGGAAATGATGTCTCAAAGGAGCAAAATTGGATTATTAAACGCTACTCCGATATGGTCTCTGAGCTAGGTCTAAAATCTGCAATTATTGAAAAAATCTCTAAGAGCATCATCTCCCTAGCAACTCTGCCAATTGAAAATAATGAATTTCTTTACGATACTTTCCTAGCAGCTGGTGAAAACAACAATGCTAAGCTCATCGCAGCTTACTTTAACCACAATGGTATTCCGGCTCGCTACGTCCATCCTAGAGAAGCTGGACTAGTGGTTTCAAGCGAACCAGGAAATGCTCGAATCCTCCCTTCAAGCTATGATAAATTGGAAGAACTAATTCATTCCGATGAAGTCCTTGTCATCCCTGGCTTCTTTGGTGTCACTCAAGATGGACAGATCTGTACTTTTTCTCGTGGTGGCTCAGATATTACAGGATCAATTATTGCAGCTGGTGTCAAGGCTGATGTCTATGAAAACTTCACTGATGTAGACGGCATCTTTGCTGCCCATCCTGGGATTATTCATAAGCCACGCTCCATCGCTGAGCTTACTTACCGTGAAATGCGAGAATTAGCCTATGCAGGTTTTACTGTCCTTCACGATGAAGCCCTACTTCCAGCCTATCGCGGAAAAATTCCACTCGTTATCAAAAATACCAACAATCCAGAGCACCCCGGTACGCGCATTGTCCATAAACATAGCGAAGATCATCCTCCTGTTGTAGGAATCGCTGGTGACTCTGGCTTCGTAAGCATTAATATGTCCAAGTATCTCATGAACCGAGAAGTTGGATTTGGTCGAAAGGCACTTCAGATTTTGGAAGATTTAAATATCGGTTGGGAGCATATGCCAACAGGAATCGATGATCTTTCCATCATTCTTCGTGAACGTGAATTAACTCCAATCAAAGAAGAAGAAATTCTGCGCCAACTTGTACAAAAGGCAGAAGTAGACTACGCTGAGATTGAGCATGACCTCTCTATCATCATGATTGTCGGCGAAAAAATGAAAAGTCATATCGGGGTGACGGCTACTGCGACTAGAGCTCTTTCTGACAACAAAATCAATATCCAAATGATGTCACAAGGTTCAAGTGAAGTTTCTATCATGTTTGTTGTCAATAAGAACCAAGAAAAAGAGGCCATCCGTGCTCTGTACAAAGCATTCTTTGGCAGCTCAGAAAGCGATGAATAA
- a CDS encoding enoyl-CoA hydratase produces MTFNGILYKVVDEVATITFNRPEVSNGFNIPMCEEILEAIELAANDEAVNFLVINANGKVFSVGGDLAEMQRAVSADDIQSLVKIAELVNDISFAIKRLPKPVIMSVDGPVAGAAANMVVAADFCIATEKSRFIQAFVGVGLAPDAGGLYLLTRAIGVTRATHLVMTGEALTAEKALDYGLLYKVCEAEKLEKTTEQLLKKLKRGSLNSYRAMKEMVWKSLFSGWKEYAELELALQKSLAFTEDFKEGVQAYTEKRRPQFTGK; encoded by the coding sequence ATGACTTTTAATGGTATTCTTTATAAGGTAGTTGATGAAGTGGCGACTATCACCTTCAATCGTCCTGAAGTTTCAAATGGTTTCAATATCCCTATGTGCGAGGAGATTTTAGAAGCGATTGAGCTAGCCGCAAATGATGAGGCAGTGAATTTTTTAGTGATCAATGCTAATGGGAAAGTATTTTCTGTCGGTGGCGACCTAGCAGAGATGCAAAGAGCTGTCAGTGCTGACGATATTCAATCCTTGGTAAAAATTGCAGAGCTGGTCAATGACATTTCCTTTGCCATAAAACGGCTACCCAAGCCAGTTATTATGAGTGTGGATGGCCCTGTTGCGGGTGCAGCTGCCAATATGGTCGTGGCTGCAGATTTCTGTATTGCGACGGAAAAATCTCGCTTCATTCAAGCTTTTGTGGGAGTGGGCTTAGCGCCAGATGCCGGTGGACTTTATCTTCTGACTCGGGCAATTGGTGTGACTCGGGCGACTCATTTGGTCATGACGGGAGAGGCCTTGACTGCTGAGAAGGCTCTGGATTATGGTTTGCTTTATAAGGTCTGTGAAGCAGAAAAACTGGAAAAAACAACGGAACAGTTGCTGAAGAAGCTAAAACGCGGCTCGCTGAATTCTTACAGAGCTATGAAAGAAATGGTCTGGAAGAGTTTATTTAGCGGTTGGAAAGAGTATGCAGAGCTGGAGTTGGCTTTGCAGAAATCCCTTGCTTTCACAGAGGACTTCAAAGAAGGCGTCCAGGCTTACACTGAGAAGCGTCGTCCTCAATTTACAGGTAAGTAA
- the fabF gene encoding beta-ketoacyl-ACP synthase II: MKLNRVVVTGYGLTSPIGNTPEEFWNSLKEGKIGIGPITKFDHSDFAVHNAAEVQDFPFDKYFIKKDTNRFDNYSLYALYAAQEAVTNANLDVEAIDKDRFGVIVASGIGGIKEIEDQVIRLHEKGPKRVKPMTLPKALPNMASGNVAMRFGANGICKSINTACASSNDAIGDAFRSIKFGFQDVMLVGGSEASITPFAIAGFQALTALSTTEDPTRASIPFDKDRNGFVMGEGSGMLVLESLEHAEKRGATILAEVVGYGNTCDAYHMTSPHPEGQGAIKAIKLALEEAEISPEQVAYVNAHGTSTPANEKGESGAIVAVLGKEVPVSSTKSFTGHLLGAAGAVEAIATIEAMRHNFVPKTAGTSELSDYIEANVVYGQGLEQEIPYAISNTFGFGGHNAVLAFKRWEG; the protein is encoded by the coding sequence ATGAAACTAAATCGAGTTGTTGTAACAGGTTATGGCTTAACCTCTCCCATCGGAAATACACCAGAAGAATTTTGGAATAGTTTAAAAGAAGGTAAGATTGGGATTGGTCCCATCACCAAGTTTGATCATAGCGATTTTGCTGTTCATAATGCGGCTGAAGTCCAAGACTTTCCTTTTGATAAATACTTTATCAAGAAAGATACCAATCGTTTTGACAACTATTCTTTATATGCCTTGTATGCAGCTCAAGAAGCGGTAACAAATGCCAATCTTGATGTAGAAGCAATTGACAAAGATCGCTTTGGTGTCATCGTGGCTTCTGGTATCGGTGGTATCAAGGAAATCGAAGATCAAGTTATCCGTTTGCATGAAAAAGGTCCAAAACGCGTTAAGCCAATGACTCTTCCAAAAGCTTTGCCAAATATGGCTTCAGGAAATGTTGCGATGCGCTTCGGAGCAAACGGTATCTGTAAATCAATCAATACTGCCTGTGCCTCATCAAATGATGCCATTGGGGATGCCTTTCGTTCTATCAAGTTTGGTTTCCAAGATGTCATGTTGGTGGGTGGATCAGAAGCTTCTATCACTCCATTTGCCATTGCTGGTTTCCAAGCTTTGACTGCCCTATCAACTACGGAAGATCCAACTCGTGCTTCTATTCCATTTGATAAAGACCGTAACGGCTTTGTCATGGGAGAAGGATCTGGTATGTTGGTGCTTGAAAGTCTGGAACACGCCGAAAAACGTGGAGCGACTATCTTGGCTGAAGTAGTTGGTTATGGAAATACTTGTGATGCTTATCATATGACTTCACCTCATCCAGAAGGTCAAGGTGCTATTAAGGCAATTAAATTGGCTTTGGAAGAGGCAGAGATTTCTCCAGAGCAAGTGGCTTATGTCAATGCCCACGGTACTTCAACTCCTGCTAATGAAAAAGGAGAAAGCGGAGCTATCGTAGCTGTTCTTGGTAAAGAAGTACCTGTATCTTCAACCAAGTCATTCACAGGACACTTGCTTGGAGCTGCAGGAGCGGTAGAAGCAATCGCTACAATCGAAGCCATGCGCCATAACTTTGTACCAAAAACAGCTGGAACAAGTGAATTGTCAGACTATATTGAAGCAAATGTCGTTTATGGACAAGGCTTGGAGCAAGAAATTCCTTATGCGATTTCTAATACATTTGGTTTTGGCGGCCACAATGCTGTTCTGGCATTCAAGCGTTGGGAGGGCTAG
- the fabK gene encoding enoyl-[acyl-carrier-protein] reductase FabK, translating into MQTRITELLDIKYPIFQGGMAWVADGDLAGAVSKAGGLGIIGGGNAPKEVVKANIDKIKSLTDRPFGVNIMLLSPFVDDIVDLVIEEGVKVVTTGAGNPSKYMARFHEAGITVIPVVPSVALAKRMEKIGADAVIAEGMEAGGHIGKLTTMTLVRQVVEAVNIPVIAAGGIADGSGAAAGFMLGAEAVQVGTRFVVAKESNAHQNYKDMILKARDIDTTISAQHFGHAVRALKNKLTRDFEKAEKEAFKQENPDLTVFENLGAGALANAVVRGDVENGSVMSGQIAGLVSKEETVEEILKDIYYGAAEKIQQEAKRWAGVTRND; encoded by the coding sequence ATGCAAACACGAATTACAGAATTATTAGATATTAAATATCCTATTTTCCAAGGTGGTATGGCTTGGGTCGCAGATGGTGACTTGGCTGGTGCTGTTTCAAAGGCTGGTGGTCTTGGGATCATCGGTGGTGGTAATGCGCCTAAGGAAGTGGTGAAAGCCAATATTGATAAGATTAAGTCTTTGACGGATCGTCCTTTCGGTGTCAATATCATGCTTCTGTCGCCTTTTGTAGATGACATCGTGGATTTGGTGATCGAAGAGGGTGTAAAAGTGGTGACGACTGGTGCGGGCAATCCAAGCAAGTACATGGCTCGTTTCCACGAGGCAGGTATTACGGTGATTCCTGTTGTACCAAGTGTGGCTTTGGCTAAACGGATGGAAAAAATCGGAGCAGATGCCGTTATTGCTGAAGGAATGGAAGCTGGTGGTCATATCGGTAAGTTAACGACCATGACCTTGGTTCGTCAGGTTGTAGAAGCAGTTAACATTCCAGTTATTGCGGCTGGTGGTATTGCGGATGGATCTGGTGCTGCGGCTGGTTTTATGTTGGGAGCAGAAGCGGTTCAGGTCGGCACACGCTTCGTTGTAGCTAAGGAATCAAATGCCCATCAAAATTATAAAGATATGATTTTGAAAGCTCGTGATATCGATACGACAATTTCTGCTCAGCACTTCGGTCATGCGGTTCGTGCGCTCAAGAATAAGCTGACTCGCGATTTTGAAAAGGCTGAAAAAGAAGCCTTCAAGCAAGAAAATCCAGACTTGACTGTTTTTGAAAATCTGGGTGCTGGTGCCTTGGCCAATGCGGTTGTCCGTGGCGATGTGGAAAATGGTTCCGTCATGTCCGGTCAGATTGCCGGCTTGGTCAGCAAGGAAGAAACAGTCGAAGAAATCCTCAAGGATATCTATTATGGCGCTGCTGAAAAGATTCAGCAGGAAGCAAAACGTTGGGCAGGAGTAACTAGAAATGACTAA
- the fabZ gene encoding 3-hydroxyacyl-ACP dehydratase FabZ, with product MIDINAIKEALPHRYPMLLVDRVLEVSEDEIVALKNVTINEPFFNGHFPQYPVMPGVLIMEALAQTAGVLELSKEENKGKLVFYAGMDKVKFKKQVVPGDQLIMTAKFVKRRGTIAVVEAKAEVDGKLAASGTLTFAIGQ from the coding sequence ATGATTGATATCAATGCAATAAAAGAGGCGCTTCCGCACCGCTATCCTATGTTGTTGGTGGACCGTGTATTGGAAGTCAGCGAAGATGAGATTGTCGCTTTGAAAAATGTGACGATCAACGAGCCATTCTTTAACGGACATTTCCCTCAGTATCCAGTTATGCCAGGTGTCTTAATCATGGAAGCACTGGCTCAAACGGCTGGTGTGCTGGAATTGTCTAAAGAAGAAAACAAGGGCAAGCTGGTCTTCTATGCTGGCATGGATAAGGTCAAGTTCAAAAAGCAAGTTGTACCTGGCGATCAATTGATTATGACGGCCAAGTTTGTTAAGCGTCGTGGCACTATTGCAGTGGTAGAGGCCAAGGCCGAAGTTGATGGTAAGCTTGCAGCAAGCGGAACCTTGACCTTTGCGATTGGTCAATAA
- the fabG gene encoding 3-oxoacyl-[acyl-carrier-protein] reductase — MELKNKNVFITGSSRGIGLAIAHKFASAGANIVLNGRGQISDDVLAEFAGYPVKVVAISGDVSDGADAKRMIDEAIVALGSVDVLVNNAGITRDKIMLKMTEEDFEQVLKVNLTGAFNMTQAVLKPMTKARQGAIINLSSVVGLTGNVGQANYAASKAGLIGFSKSVAREVAGRSIRVNVIAPGFIESDMTDGLSEKIKEASLAQIPMKRFGNTEEVADVALFLAGQEYLTGQVIAIDGGLTMQ; from the coding sequence ATGGAATTAAAGAATAAAAATGTTTTTATTACAGGCTCTAGCCGTGGGATTGGTCTGGCTATTGCCCATAAGTTTGCAAGTGCAGGTGCCAATATTGTCTTGAACGGTCGTGGTCAAATTTCAGATGACGTTTTGGCGGAGTTTGCTGGCTATCCGGTCAAAGTCGTGGCTATTTCAGGCGATGTGTCTGATGGCGCTGATGCTAAGCGAATGATTGATGAGGCGATTGTGGCTTTGGGTTCTGTAGATGTCTTGGTCAATAATGCTGGAATTACCCGCGATAAGATTATGCTCAAGATGACAGAGGAAGACTTTGAGCAAGTGCTGAAGGTCAATTTGACTGGAGCCTTCAATATGACGCAAGCTGTCTTGAAACCAATGACCAAGGCTCGTCAGGGAGCAATTATCAACCTATCAAGTGTTGTCGGTTTGACTGGTAATGTCGGTCAGGCCAACTATGCAGCCTCTAAAGCTGGCTTGATTGGATTTTCTAAGTCAGTTGCTCGTGAGGTAGCTGGGCGCAGTATCCGTGTCAATGTGATTGCCCCAGGCTTTATCGAATCGGATATGACAGACGGGCTTTCTGAAAAAATCAAAGAAGCTTCTCTGGCTCAAATTCCAATGAAACGGTTCGGCAATACCGAAGAAGTAGCGGATGTTGCCCTATTCTTAGCAGGCCAGGAATACCTTACTGGTCAGGTCATCGCGATTGATGGCGGACTGACAATGCAGTAA
- the accB gene encoding acetyl-CoA carboxylase biotin carboxyl carrier protein — translation MNINEIKDLMAQFDQSSLREFSYKNQNDELTFSKNESSAAVATTPAASAAPVVAPVQPASAPVAETVSPAASAAPEVAPEAPAPAAEGDVVESPLVGVAYLAAGPDKPAFVSVGDQVKKGQTLMIIEAMKVMNEVPAPKDGLITEILVQNEEMVEFGKGLVRIK, via the coding sequence ATGAATATCAATGAAATTAAAGACTTGATGGCTCAGTTTGACCAATCAAGCCTGCGTGAATTTTCTTATAAAAATCAAAATGATGAATTGACTTTCAGCAAGAATGAAAGTTCTGCCGCAGTCGCAACAACTCCAGCAGCCAGTGCAGCCCCTGTTGTAGCTCCAGTGCAGCCAGCAAGTGCACCTGTAGCTGAGACGGTTTCCCCAGCAGCCAGTGCAGCCCCTGAGGTGGCTCCAGAGGCTCCGGCACCAGCTGCTGAGGGTGATGTCGTGGAAAGTCCCTTGGTTGGCGTGGCTTACTTGGCCGCAGGTCCAGATAAACCAGCTTTTGTCAGTGTAGGAGACCAAGTTAAAAAAGGTCAAACCCTGATGATTATTGAAGCCATGAAGGTCATGAATGAAGTGCCAGCACCGAAAGATGGTCTGATTACAGAAATTCTGGTTCAGAATGAAGAAATGGTTGAGTTTGGGAAAGGGCTGGTACGCATCAAATGA
- the fabT gene encoding fatty acid biosynthesis transcriptional regulator FabT — protein sequence MNYQLVNDYLTSIFNNVLVIEESSLRGSQFKDVSIKEMHTIDVIGTMPNATPSDISKELLVTLGTVTTSLNNLERKGYIERRRSSIDRRVVHLSLTKKGRLLYRLHKRFHNRMVMQVVEGMSSEEKNAMQKGLQNLYNFLEELK from the coding sequence TTGAATTATCAATTAGTCAATGATTATTTAACATCCATTTTTAATAATGTTTTGGTTATTGAAGAGTCCAGCCTCCGAGGTAGTCAATTTAAAGACGTCTCTATTAAAGAAATGCACACTATTGATGTTATTGGTACCATGCCTAATGCGACTCCAAGCGATATTTCAAAGGAATTGTTAGTCACTTTGGGGACTGTCACAACCAGCTTGAATAACTTGGAGCGTAAAGGGTATATCGAGCGTCGCCGTTCATCCATTGACCGTCGTGTAGTTCATCTGAGTTTGACCAAGAAGGGGAGGCTCTTGTATCGCCTTCATAAACGATTCCACAATCGCATGGTCATGCAAGTAGTGGAAGGAATGTCCTCAGAAGAAAAAAATGCAATGCAAAAAGGTTTGCAGAACTTGTATAATTTTTTAGAGGAGTTGAAATAA
- a CDS encoding beta-ketoacyl-ACP synthase III — MNYARITQVAHYAPEQIVTNDDLAKMMDTSDEWISSRTGIKQRHLSRTESTSDLATKVAEQLLEKAQLSADQLDFIIVATITPDSMMPSTAARVQANIGATKAFAFDLTAACSGFIFALSTGEKFISSGRYQRGLVIGSETLSKVVDWSDRATSVLFGDGAGGVLLEVAEKQHFWAESQFTDGLRGQSLTCGGLGLSSPFSEKQVDDRYLKMEGRAIFDFAIRDVAQSIKNTIEESPFSVEELDYLLLHQANIRILDKMAKKLGVSREKLPANMMEYGNTSAASIPILLSECVQQDLIKLNGDQTILLSGFGGGLTWGTLIVTI, encoded by the coding sequence ATGAACTATGCAAGAATTACTCAAGTAGCTCATTATGCTCCAGAGCAGATTGTCACAAATGATGATCTAGCCAAGATGATGGATACAAGTGATGAATGGATCTCAAGTCGTACGGGTATCAAACAGCGACATTTATCTCGGACTGAGTCAACAAGTGATTTAGCTACAAAGGTCGCTGAGCAATTGCTAGAAAAGGCCCAACTGTCTGCTGATCAGCTTGATTTTATCATTGTTGCGACGATCACTCCGGATTCTATGATGCCGTCAACCGCAGCTAGAGTGCAGGCCAATATTGGAGCTACCAAGGCTTTTGCTTTTGACTTGACGGCAGCTTGCAGTGGCTTTATCTTTGCCTTATCAACTGGAGAAAAGTTCATTTCCTCTGGTCGCTATCAAAGAGGTTTGGTCATCGGTAGCGAAACGCTATCAAAGGTCGTTGATTGGTCGGATCGTGCGACGTCAGTCTTATTTGGTGATGGGGCTGGAGGAGTCTTGCTTGAAGTGGCAGAAAAGCAGCATTTTTGGGCTGAAAGTCAGTTTACTGATGGCTTGAGAGGTCAGAGTTTGACTTGTGGTGGACTTGGTTTGTCCTCTCCGTTTTCGGAAAAGCAAGTTGATGATCGCTATTTGAAAATGGAAGGCCGAGCAATCTTTGATTTCGCTATTCGTGATGTGGCACAGTCTATCAAAAATACCATTGAAGAGAGTCCATTTTCAGTGGAGGAGCTTGATTATCTGCTCTTGCATCAGGCTAATATCCGAATTTTAGATAAAATGGCTAAGAAACTCGGAGTTTCTCGGGAAAAACTACCTGCTAATATGATGGAATATGGCAATACTAGTGCAGCTAGCATCCCGATTTTATTATCTGAGTGTGTCCAACAGGACCTGATTAAGCTGAACGGAGATCAGACTATTTTATTGTCAGGTTTCGGTGGAGGTTTGACATGGGGCACGCTTATTGTTACAATTTAG
- the fabD gene encoding ACP S-malonyltransferase — translation MTKTAFLFAGQGAQYLGMARDLYEQYDVVKATFEEASQVLGYDVRALIDQDEEKLNQTRYTQPAILTTSLSIYRLLAEKGIQPDMVAGLSLGEYSALVAAGALDFKTAVALVAKRGAFMEEAAPAGSGKMVAVLNADVALIEEACQTASQLGVVSPANYNTPGQIVIGGDVAAVDKAVELLKEAGVKRLIPLNVSGPFHTALLKPASEQLARVLAETEFADFQLPLVGNTEADIMETDRIKELLTRQVMEPVRFYDSIAKMQEAGVTEFIEIGPGKVLSGFLKKIDKSAVVYHVESVETLTTLLEK, via the coding sequence ATGACTAAGACAGCCTTTCTATTTGCTGGTCAGGGAGCCCAATATCTGGGAATGGCTCGTGACCTCTATGAACAGTATGATGTGGTTAAGGCAACTTTTGAGGAAGCGAGTCAAGTTCTGGGCTATGATGTTCGGGCGTTGATTGACCAAGATGAAGAAAAACTCAACCAAACTCGCTATACTCAACCAGCAATTTTGACAACTTCTCTTTCTATTTATCGCCTGCTGGCTGAAAAAGGAATCCAGCCTGATATGGTGGCTGGCCTCTCTCTAGGTGAATACTCTGCCTTGGTAGCTGCTGGTGCGCTGGACTTCAAAACAGCGGTAGCTCTAGTCGCTAAACGCGGAGCTTTCATGGAGGAAGCGGCTCCTGCTGGTTCTGGAAAGATGGTTGCGGTCCTAAATGCGGACGTGGCTCTTATCGAGGAAGCCTGCCAGACGGCTAGTCAGCTAGGAGTCGTCTCTCCTGCCAATTACAACACTCCAGGTCAAATCGTCATTGGAGGAGATGTGGCAGCGGTGGATAAAGCGGTGGAACTCCTCAAGGAAGCAGGTGTGAAACGCTTGATTCCGCTGAATGTTTCAGGTCCTTTCCATACAGCACTCTTGAAACCAGCCAGTGAGCAATTAGCTCGGGTTTTGGCTGAAACAGAATTTGCTGATTTTCAGCTTCCGCTAGTGGGCAATACAGAGGCGGATATCATGGAAACCGATAGAATTAAGGAATTATTAACTCGTCAGGTCATGGAGCCGGTTCGTTTCTACGATAGTATCGCTAAAATGCAGGAAGCTGGTGTGACAGAGTTTATCGAGATTGGTCCAGGGAAAGTATTGTCTGGCTTTCTGAAAAAAATTGATAAATCAGCAGTTGTTTATCATGTTGAAAGTGTGGAGACTTTGACAACCCTGCTGGAAAAATAA
- a CDS encoding DMT family transporter, whose amino-acid sequence MSKVLRGTLYTLAAGIAWGLSGTSGQYLMEHGFSALSLTNVRLLLAGLVLMMLAYATNKESFKKIWKDKSSLLHILIFAVLGLFINQYAYLAAIHETNAGTATVLQYLCPVGVLAYTCIKDRVTPTVAQVCSMILAIGGTFLIATHGQVNQLSMTPKGLFLGVFSAFTYALYILLPIGLIKKWGSMLVIGIGMTIAGILLLPFSGIFQHQWQVRSDILLALVGIIVIGTIFAYTVFLKGTSLVGPVKSSLLASIEPISAVFFAFVIMNERFYLLDFVGMGMILLAVLLISVKDLILEKKKGLL is encoded by the coding sequence GAGCATGGTTTTTCGGCGCTGAGCTTGACCAATGTGCGCTTGTTGCTAGCGGGGTTGGTTTTGATGATGTTGGCTTATGCCACAAATAAAGAATCCTTTAAAAAGATTTGGAAAGACAAGAGCTCTCTGTTACACATTTTAATTTTTGCAGTTCTAGGCTTATTTATCAATCAATATGCTTATCTAGCGGCCATTCATGAGACGAATGCAGGAACAGCAACGGTCTTACAATATCTCTGTCCAGTGGGAGTCTTGGCATACACTTGTATCAAAGACAGAGTAACACCGACTGTGGCTCAGGTTTGCTCTATGATTTTAGCTATCGGTGGAACCTTTCTGATTGCGACCCACGGTCAGGTCAATCAGCTCTCGATGACGCCGAAGGGCCTATTTTTAGGTGTTTTTTCAGCCTTTACATACGCGTTATATATTCTGTTGCCGATTGGACTCATTAAAAAGTGGGGAAGCATGCTGGTAATCGGGATTGGCATGACCATTGCAGGTATCTTGCTCCTTCCTTTTAGCGGTATTTTCCAGCATCAGTGGCAAGTCCGTTCGGATATCCTTCTGGCCTTGGTCGGCATCATTGTCATTGGAACAATCTTTGCTTACACCGTCTTTTTGAAGGGAACAAGCTTGGTCGGTCCTGTCAAATCTAGCCTCCTAGCCTCGATTGAGCCTATTTCAGCGGTCTTCTTTGCCTTTGTCATTATGAATGAACGCTTTTATCTGCTTGATTTTGTAGGTATGGGCATGATTTTGCTGGCTGTCCTGTTGATATCTGTCAAGGACCTAATCTTGGAAAAGAAAAAAGGTTTATTATAA
- a CDS encoding acyl carrier protein: MAVFEKVQEIIVEELGKEPSEVTLESTFDDLEADSLDLFQVISEIEDAFDIQIETEEGLKTVGDLVAYVEEKTK, translated from the coding sequence ATGGCAGTATTTGAAAAAGTACAAGAAATTATCGTTGAGGAACTTGGTAAAGAGCCATCAGAAGTTACACTTGAGTCAACTTTCGATGATCTTGAAGCAGATTCATTGGATTTGTTCCAAGTAATTTCAGAAATCGAAGATGCATTTGACATCCAAATCGAAACTGAAGAAGGCTTGAAAACAGTTGGTGACTTGGTTGCCTACGTAGAAGAAAAAACAAAATAA